One window of the Haloarcula halobia genome contains the following:
- a CDS encoding DPM/DPG synthase family glycosyltransferase: MSKEDIAHDGREPVDGQMGGSGYLVTPQSDAEPEMSVVMPTLNEEEGIVECVRRIRTAIEALEIYTEIVVSDSSTDRTPTIARSLGARVVTPDQYGYGYAYRYAFDRTRGEYIVMGDADTTYDFESIPRLLEPVRNGDADICMGSRLKGTIEKGSMPTLHKHIGNPLLTKFLNSFYGAGVSDAHSGFRVFSREALETLDLRSNGMEFASEMIMEAGAKGLEIAEVPIVYHEREGEETLESFRDGWRHVRFMLVNAPDYLFAYPAIGAVTAGVVLIALSLVGITLGSVTFGLGTLMSGVVATLVGYQILALALFSSIAGDPIQNTDNRLIENVRHRFQLEQVLLGGIIVAGLGLAWFGHVMGQSDAIETVGSSTIGALLLASTVVVIGLQTVFNSFFLTLIDRQ; encoded by the coding sequence ATGTCAAAAGAAGACATCGCCCATGATGGGCGCGAACCGGTCGACGGCCAAATGGGGGGCAGTGGGTATCTGGTCACGCCGCAGAGCGATGCGGAACCGGAGATGAGCGTCGTAATGCCGACACTCAACGAGGAGGAGGGTATCGTCGAGTGTGTCAGGCGGATTCGGACGGCAATCGAAGCGCTCGAGATATACACGGAGATCGTCGTGAGTGACAGTTCGACGGACCGAACACCGACGATAGCACGTAGCCTCGGTGCGAGGGTCGTCACGCCGGATCAGTACGGATACGGCTACGCCTATCGGTACGCCTTCGACCGGACACGAGGGGAGTACATCGTGATGGGCGACGCGGACACGACGTACGACTTCGAATCAATTCCACGGCTACTCGAACCCGTCCGGAACGGCGATGCGGACATCTGTATGGGTAGTCGATTGAAGGGAACAATCGAGAAGGGGTCGATGCCGACGTTGCACAAGCACATCGGGAATCCGCTGTTGACCAAGTTCCTCAACAGTTTCTACGGAGCAGGCGTTAGCGACGCTCACAGTGGATTCAGAGTGTTTTCGCGGGAGGCGCTCGAAACGCTCGATCTACGATCGAACGGTATGGAGTTCGCCAGCGAGATGATAATGGAGGCCGGGGCGAAGGGGCTCGAAATCGCCGAGGTCCCGATTGTCTACCACGAGCGTGAGGGCGAAGAGACGCTTGAGAGCTTCCGAGACGGCTGGCGACACGTTCGGTTCATGCTCGTCAACGCTCCCGACTACCTATTTGCCTATCCGGCAATCGGTGCCGTGACGGCCGGGGTAGTCCTGATTGCGCTGTCGCTCGTAGGGATAACTCTCGGGAGTGTGACGTTCGGCCTGGGGACGCTGATGAGCGGGGTGGTGGCCACGCTCGTCGGGTACCAGATCCTGGCGCTCGCGCTTTTCAGCTCCATCGCAGGGGATCCGATTCAAAATACGGACAACCGGCTCATAGAGAACGTCCGACATCGGTTCCAGCTGGAACAGGTGCTCCTCGGTGGCATCATAGTGGCTGGCCTCGGCCTCGCGTGGTTCGGCCACGTGATGGGTCAGAGCGATGCCATCGAGACGGTCGGTTCCTCAACCATTGGAGCGTTACTACTTGCGTCGACGGTCGTGGTCATCGGGCTACAGACGGTCTTCAATTCGTTTTTTCTCACACTGATCGACCGGCAATGA
- a CDS encoding glycosyltransferase family 4 protein, producing the protein MKIAFVYDAVYPWEKGGAQKRVWEIARRLASDHEIHMFGMKYWDGPAVIEREGVVLHGVCEPYDLYTDGRRSITQAIQFSLHLARPLLSEEFDVIDCQQFPYFPIFVSSLHETLTGSSLVVTWYEVWDQYWMDYLGYKGVFGRSIEQITVRLPDEIVSISGAIQEDLRGIGRRSNVSVVPNGVDFDGLQAVPESDADPDIVYVGRLSEHKNVDLLLDAVAQITASSTADVSCTIVGDGPERERLEAHACEVGVAEQVTFRGFVEADDDVVGIIKSATVFVLPSEREGFPNTILEANACGIPAIVADYEENGGTAVVDDGVNGFVVEPTPEAFADRIEHVLTDETARADLATDAREFGKRHDWDRIVDQLADKYRDLA; encoded by the coding sequence GTGAAGATCGCGTTCGTCTACGATGCTGTCTATCCCTGGGAGAAGGGTGGGGCACAGAAGCGGGTGTGGGAGATCGCTCGCCGACTCGCGTCGGACCACGAGATCCACATGTTCGGGATGAAGTACTGGGACGGGCCGGCCGTCATCGAACGAGAGGGGGTGGTCCTCCACGGGGTGTGTGAACCTTACGACCTCTACACCGACGGCCGTCGGTCGATCACGCAAGCGATACAGTTCTCGCTGCACCTGGCCCGACCGTTGCTGTCCGAGGAGTTCGACGTCATCGACTGTCAGCAGTTCCCCTACTTCCCGATATTCGTCTCATCCCTCCACGAGACTCTGACCGGGTCCTCGCTGGTCGTGACGTGGTACGAGGTCTGGGACCAATACTGGATGGACTATCTCGGCTACAAGGGCGTGTTCGGGCGGTCGATAGAACAGATTACTGTCAGGTTACCGGACGAGATCGTCTCGATTTCGGGCGCGATCCAGGAGGACCTTCGCGGTATCGGGCGGCGGTCGAACGTCTCGGTGGTTCCGAACGGCGTGGACTTCGACGGCCTCCAAGCGGTCCCCGAATCCGACGCTGATCCGGACATCGTGTACGTCGGCCGGCTCTCGGAACACAAGAACGTCGATCTACTGTTGGATGCGGTGGCACAGATCACTGCCTCCTCGACGGCCGACGTGTCGTGTACAATCGTCGGCGACGGCCCGGAACGCGAGCGTCTAGAGGCACATGCCTGCGAGGTGGGCGTCGCGGAGCAGGTCACTTTCCGCGGCTTCGTCGAAGCGGACGACGACGTCGTCGGGATCATCAAGTCGGCGACGGTCTTCGTGTTGCCCTCGGAGCGGGAGGGGTTCCCCAACACGATTCTCGAGGCGAACGCGTGTGGCATCCCCGCGATCGTCGCCGATTACGAGGAGAACGGCGGAACAGCGGTCGTCGACGACGGTGTGAACGGGTTCGTCGTCGAGCCCACACCTGAAGCCTTCGCCGACCGCATCGAACACGTGCTGACCGACGAGACGGCACGGGCCGACCTGGCGACCGACGCACGGGAGTTCGGAAAGCGCCACGATTGGGACCGGATCGTCGACCAATTAGCCGATAAATACCGGGATCTAGCGTGA